In Ovis canadensis isolate MfBH-ARS-UI-01 breed Bighorn chromosome 11, ARS-UI_OviCan_v2, whole genome shotgun sequence, one genomic interval encodes:
- the CHD3 gene encoding chromodomain-helicase-DNA-binding protein 3 isoform X1, which produces MASPLRDEEEEEEEMVVSEEEDEEEEEGDEEEEEVEAADEDYEEDDDEGVLGRGPGHDRGRDRHSPPGCHLFPPPPPPPPPPLPPPPPPPPPDKDDIRLLPSTLGVKKRKRGPKKQKENKPGKPRKRKKLDSEEEFGSERDEYREKSESGGSEYGTGPGRKRRRKHREKKEKKTKRRKKGEGEGGQKQVEQKSSATLLLTWGLEDVEHVFSEEDYHTLTNYKAFSQFMRPLIAKKNPKIPMSKMMTILGAKWREFSANNPFKGSAAAVAAAAAAAAAAVAEQVSAAVSSATPIAPSGPPALPPPPAADIQPPPIRRAKTKEGKGPGHKRRSKSPRVPDGRKKLRGKKMAPLKIKLGLLGGKRKKGGSYVLQSDEGPEPEAEESDLDSGSVHSASGRPDGPIRTKKLKRGRPGRKKKKVLGCPAVAGEEEIDGYETDHQDYCEVCQQGGEIILCDTCPRAYHLVCLDPELDRAPEGKWSCPHCEKEGVQWEAKEEEEDYEEDGEEEGEKEEEDDHMEYCRVCKDGGELLCCDACISSYHIHCLNPPLPDIPNGEWLCPRCTCPVLKGRVQKILHWRWGEPPVAVPAPQQADGNPDAPPPRPLQGRSEREFFVKWVGLSYWHCSWAKELQLEIFHLVMYRNYQRKNDMDEPPPLDYGSGEDDGKSDKRKVKDPHYAEMEEKYYRFGIKPEWMTVHRIINHSVDKKGNYHYLVKWRDLPYDQSTWEEDEMNIPEYEDHKQSYWRHRELIMGEDPAQPRKYKKKKKELQGDGPPSSPTNDPTVKYETQPRFITATGGTLHMYQLEGLNWLRFSWAQGTDTILADEMGLGKTIQTIVFLYSLYKEGHTKGPFLVSAPLSTIINWEREFQMWAPKFYVVTYTGDKDSRAIIRENEFSFEDNAIKGGKKAFKMKREAQVKFHVLLTSYELITIDQAALGSIRWACLVVDEAHRLKNNQSKFFRVLNGYKIDHKLLLTGTPLQNNLEELFHLLNFLTPERFNNLEGFLEEFADISKEDQIKKLHDLLGPHMLRRLKADVFKNMPAKTELIVRVELSPMQKKYYKYILTRNFEALNSRGGGNQVSLLNIMMDLKKCCNHPYLFPVAAMESPKLPSGAYEGGALIKASGKLMLLQKMLRKLKEQGHRVLIFSQMTKMLDLLEDFLDYEGYKYERIDGGITGALRQEAIDRFNAPGAQQFCFLLSTRAGGLGINLATADTVIIFDSDWNPHNDIQAFSRAHRIGQANKVMIYRFVTRASVEERITQVAKRKMMLTHLVVRPGLGSKAGSMSKQELDDILKFGTEELFKDENEGENKEEDSSVIHYDNEAIARLLDRNQDATEDTDVQNMNEYLSSFKVAQYVVREEDKIEEIEREIIKQEENVDPDYWEKLLRHHYEQQQEDLARNLGKGKRVRKQVNYNDAAQEDQDNQSEYSVGSEEEDEDFDERPEGRRQSKRQLRNEKDKPLPPLLARVGGNIEVLGFNTRQRKAFLNAVMRWGMPPQDAFTTQWLVRDLRGKTEKEFKAYVSLFMRHLCEPGADGSETFADGVPREGLSRQQVLTRIGVMSLVKKKVQEFEHINGRWSMPELMPDPSADSKRSSRASSPTKTSPTTPEASAANSPCTSKPATPAPSEKGDGIRTPLEKDEAENQEEKPEKNSRIGEKMETEADTPSPSPSLGERLEPRKMPLEDEVPGVPGEMEPEPGYRGDREKSATESTPGERGEEKPMDGQEHRERPEGETGDLGKRAEDVKGERELRSGPPRDEPRSNGRREEKAEKPRFMFNIADGGFTELHTLWQNEERAAISSGKLNEIWHRRHDYWLLAGIVLHGYARWQDIQNDAQFAIINEPFKTEANKGNFLEMKNKFLARRFKLLEQALVIEEQLRRAAYLNLSQEPAHPAMALHARFAEAECLAESHQHLSKESLAGNKPANAVLHKGKGRGGPARGRAHSAASEPAGGVAERHEGGRDPPASHAVPNTPHRSPPSDVRAQHPQPAGQQGHGASPHTGLPPGSIRYTSGVRGGLQRRTRRGPGRRRRQLQPDASRVLHHSRHQRPSSAGEEGEGNGGGTGGRRAGSEGAPNRGGDLYRRLTGSQACPSPRSRPRGRPPAQAPGPAANPPPSPPLGPPLG; this is translated from the exons ATAAGGATGACATTCGACTGCTGCCTTCAACATTGGGCGTGAAGAAGAGAAAGCGAGGACCTAAGAAACAGAAGGAGAACAAGCCAGGAAAGCCCCGGAAACGCAAGAAGCTT gACAGCGAGGAGGAATTTGGCTCTGAGCGAGATGAGTACCGGGAGAAGTCAGAGAGTGGAGGCAGTGAATATGGAACCGGACCAGGTCGGAAACGGAGACGGAAGCACcgagaaaaaaaggagaagaagacaaAGCGGCGGAaaaaaggggagggagagggggggcAAAAG CAAGTGGAACAGAAGTCATCAGCAACCCTACTTCTGACCTGGGGCCTGGAGGACGTGGAACATGTGTTCTCCGAGGAAGATTACCACACACTCACCAACTACAAAGCCTTCAGCCAATTCATGAG GCCCCTGATTGCTAAGAAGAATCCTAAGATCCCAATGTCTAAGATGATGACCATTCTCGGGGCCAAGTGGAGAGAGTTCAGCGCCAACAACCCCTTCAAGGGGTCGGCGGCTGCTgtggcagcagcagcggcagccgcGGCGGCAGCTGTAGCTGAGCAGGTGTCAGCCGCTGTCTCCTCGGCCACCCCCATAGCACCTTCCGGACCCCCTGCCCTTCCACCACCCCCTGCTGCTGATATCCAGCCCCCACCCATCCGAAGAGCCAAAACCAAAGAGGGCAAAG GTCCAGGCCACAAGCGGCGGAGTAAGAGCCCCCGAGTGCCTGACGGACGCAAGAAGCTTAGGGGAAAGAAGATGGCACCACTCAAAATCAAGCTAGGGCTGCTGGGTGGCAAGAGAAAGAAGGGCGGCTCG TATGTTTTGCAGAGTGACGAGGGTCCCGAACCGGAGGCCGAGGAATCAGACCTGGACAGCGGCAGTGTCCACAGTGCCTCAGGCCGCCCTGATGGCCCCATCCGCACCAAGAAACTAAAACGAGGCCGgccaggaaggaagaagaagaagg TTCTGGGCTGTCCCGCTgtggctggggaggaggagaTTGACGGCTACGAGACAGATCACCAGGATTACTGTGAGGTGTGCCAGCAGGGTGGGGAGATCATTCTGTGTGACACCTGCCCTCGTGCCTACCACCTCGTCTGCCTTGATCCTGAGCTTGACCGGGCTCCTGAGGGCAAGTGGAGCTGCCCTCACTGT GAGAAGGAGGGGGTCCAGTGGGAagccaaggaggaggaggaagactaTGAAGAGGacggggaggaggaaggggagaaggaggaagaagatgacCACATGGAGTATTGCCGCGTGTGCAAGGATGGCGGGGAGCTGCTGTGCTGCGACGCCTGCATCTCCTCCTACCACATCCACTGTCTGAACCCCCCGCTGCCCGACATCCCCAACGGCGAATGGCTGTGTCCCCGATGCACC TGTCCTGTGCTGAAAGGCCGTGTGCAGAAGATCCTGCACTGGCGGTGGGGGGAGCCACCCGTGGCCGTGCCAGCCCCCCAGCAGGCAGACGGGAATCCGGATGCCCCACCTCCACGACCTCTTCAAGGCAGATCCGAGCGAGAGTTCTTTGTCAAGTGGGTGGGCCTGTCCTACTGGCACTGCTCCTGGGCCAAGGAGCTGCAG CTGGAAATCTTCCACTTGGTGATGTACCGAAACTACCAACGGAAGAATGACATGGATGAGCCCCCACCCCTGGACTATGGCTCTGGTGAGGACGACGGCAAGAGTGACAAGCGCAAGGTGAAGGACCCGCACTATGCCGAGATGGAGGAGAAGTACTATCGTTTTGGCATCAAGCCAGAGTGGATGACCGTCCACCGGATCATCAACCACAG TGTGGATAAAAAGGGGAATTACCACTATCTAGTGAAATGGAGGGACTTACCCTATGACCAGTCCACATGGGAGGAAGATGAAATGAACATCCCTGAATATGAAGACCACAAGCAGAGCTACTGGAGACACCG AGAACTAATTATGGGGGAGGATCCTGCTCAGCCCCGCAAgtataagaagaagaagaaggagctgCAGGGTGATGGGCCTCCCAGTTCTCCTACTAACGAT CCTACAGTGAAATATGAGACTCAGCCACGCTTCATCACAGCCACAGGAGGCACACTACACATGTATCAGCTGGAGGGATTGAACTGGCTACGCTTCTCATGGGCCCAGGGCACTGATACCATTCTGGCTGATGAAATGGGGCTGGGCAAGACCATACAAACCATCGTCTTCCTCTACTCACTCTATAAGGAG GGCCACACAAAGGGTCCCTTCCTGGTGAGTGCCCCGCTGTCCACCATCATCAACTGGGAGCGGGAGTTCCAGATGTGGGCACCCAAGTTCTATGTAGTAACATACACGGGTGACAAGGACAGCCGAGCCATCATTCGTGAGAATGAGTTTTCCTTTGAAGACAACGCCATCAAAGGTGGCAAGAAAGCTTTTAAGATGAAG AGGGAGGCACAGGTGAAGTTCCATGTTCTCCTGACATCATATGAGCTGATCACCATTGATCAGGCAGCTCTCGGCTCCATCCGCTGGGCCTGTCTCGTGGTGGATGAGGCCCATCGGCTCAAGAACAACCAGTCCAAG TTTTTCAGGGTCCTCAATGGCTACAAGATAGATCATAAGTTGCTGCTGACAGGGACTCCATTGCAGAATAATCTGGAGGAGCTCTTCCATCTACTGAACTTCCTCACCCCAGAGAGGTTTAA CAacctggagggcttcctggaggagtttGCTGATATATCCAAAGAAGACCAAATTAAGAAACTTCATGACTTGCTGGGGCCACACATGCTGCGGAGGCTCAAGGCAGATGTCTTTAAGAACATGCCAGCCAAAACAGAGCTCATCGTTCGCGTGGAGCTGAGCCCCATGCAGAA GAAATACTACAAATACATCCTGACCCGAAATTTTGAGGCCTTGAATTCACGAGGTGGTGGGAACCAGGTGTCGCTGCTGAACATCATGATGGATCTTAAGAAGTGCTGCAACCATCCGTACCTCTTTCCTGTGGCTGCTATG GAGTCCCCCAAACTTCCCAGTGGGGCTTATGAGGGTGGGGCACTTATTAAGGCATCTGGGAAGCTCATGCTGCTGCAGAAGATGCTGCGAAAGCTGAAGGAGCAAGGACACAGAGTGCTCATCTTCTCGCAG aTGACCAAAATGTTAGACTTACTGGAGGACTTCTTAGACTATGAAGGCTACAAGTATGAGCGCATCGATGGCGGCATCACTGGTGCCCTGAGGCAGGAGGCCATTGACCGCTTCAATG CTCCTGGGGCCCAACAATTCTGTTTCCTCCTGTCCACCCGGGCCGGGGGCCTGGGCATCAATCTGGCCACTGCTGACACTGTCATCATCTTCGATTCAGACTGGAACCCCCATAATGATATCCAG GCCTTCAGCCGCGCTCATCGGATCGGCCAGGCCAACAAAGTGATGATTTACCGGTTTGTGACTCGTGCCTCTGTGGAAGAGCGAATCACACAGGTGGCCaagagaaagatgatgctgacacatctggtggtgcGGCCCGGGCTGGGCTCCAAGGCGGGCTCCATGTCCAAGCAGGAGCTGGACGACATCCTCAAATTTGGTACTGAGGAGCTATTTAAGGATGAAAATGAGG GTGAGAACAAGGAGGAGGACAGCAGTGTGATTCACTATGACAACGAGGCCATTGCTCGGCTCTTGGACCGGAACCAGGATGCAACTGAGGACACTGACGTACAGAACATGAACGAGTATCTCAGCTCCTTCAAGGTGGCCCAGTATGTGGTGCGGGAAGAAGACAAG ATTGAGGAAATTGAACGAGAGATCATCAAGCAGGAAGAGAACGTCGACCCCGACTACTGGGAGAAGCTGCTGCGGCACCACTATGAGCAACAGCAGGAAGACCTGGCGCGGAACCTCGGCAAGGGCAAGCGGGTCCGCAAGCAGGTCAACTACAATGACGCTGCTCAGGAGGACCAAG ATAATCAGTCAGAATACTCAGTGGGATCAGAAGAGGAGGATGAAGACTTTGATGAGCGTCCTGAAG GGCGTCGACAGTCAAAGAGGCAGCTTCGGAATGAAAAGGATAAGCCACTGCCTCCACTGCTGGCTCGAGTTGGGGGCAACATCGAG GTACTGGGATTCAACACCCGTCAGCGGAAGGCCTTCCTCAATGCGGTGATGCGCTGGGGCATGCCCCCGCAGGACGCCTTCACCACCCAGTGGCTGGTGCGGGACCTCAGAGGCAAGACTGAGAAAGAGTTCAA GGCCTATGTGTCTTTGTTCATGCGCCATCTCTGTGAGCCTGGGGCAGACGGCTCTGAAACCTTTGCTGACGGAGTCCCTCGGGAGGGGCTGAGTCGCCAGCAAGTGTTGACCCGCATTGGAGTCATGTCTCTCGTCAAGAAAAAG GTACAGGAGTTCGAGCACATCAATGGGCGCTGGTCTATGCCAGAGCTGATGCCTGACCCCAGTGCTGACTCCAAGCGCTCCTCCAGAGCCTCCTCTCCTACCAAAACATCTCCTACCACTCCTGAGGCCTCGGCTGCAAACAGCCCTTGCACCTCGAAACCTG CTACTCCAGCTCCCAGTGAGAAAGGAGATGGCATAAGGACACCTCTGGAGAAGGATGAAGCAGAAAACCAGGAGGAGAAGCCAGAAAAGAATAGCAGGATTGGGGAGAAGATGGAGACAGAG GCTGATACCCCCAGCccatccccatccctgggagAGCGGCTAGAGCCAAGGAAGATGCCTCTAGAGGATGAGGTGCCAGGGGTACCTGGAGAGATGGAGCCTGAACCTGGGTACCGGGGGGACAGAGAGAAGTCAG CCACAGAGTCGACGCCAGGAGAGAGGGGGGAGGAGAAGCCGATGGATGGACAGGAACACAGGGAGAGGCCGGAGGGGGAGACAGGGGATTTGGGCAAGAGAG CAGAAGATGTGAAAGGGGAGCGGGAGCTTCGGTCTGGGCCTCCTCGAGATGAGCCACGGTCCAATGGGCGACGtgaggagaaggcagagaaaccGCGGTTCATGTTCAACATTGCAGATGGTGGCTTCACAG AGCTTCACACGCTGTGGCAGAATGAGGAGCGGGCGGCTATTTCCTCCGGGAAACTCAACGAGATCTGGCACCGAAGACACGACTATTGGCTCCTGGCTGGGATTGTCCT CCATGGATATGCACGGTGGCAGGACATCCAGAATGATGCTCAGTTTGCCATTATCAATGAGCCATTTAAAACTGAAGCCAATAAGGGGAACTTTctggagatgaaaaataaattcctGGCCCGGAGATTCAAG CTCCTGGAGCAGGCGCTGGTGATTGAGGAGCAGCTGCGGCGGGCGGCCTACCTGAACCTATCACAGGAGCCGGCGCACCCCGCCATGGCCCTCCACGCCCGCTTCGCCGAGGCCGAGTGCCTGGCCGAGAGCCACCAGCACCTCTCCAAGGAGTCGCTGGCGGGGAACAAGCCGGCCAACGCCGTCCTGCACAAGGGTAAGGGCCGCGGCGGCCCCGCGCGGGGGAGGGCCCACAGCGCTGC TTCTGAACCAGCTGGAGGAGTTGCTGAGCGACATGAAGGCGGACGTGACCCGCCTGCCAGCCACGCTGTCCCGAATACCCCCCATCGCAGCCCGCCTTCAGATGTCCGAGCGCAGCATCCTCAGCCGGCTGGCCAGCAAGGGCACGGAGCCTCACCCCACACCG GCCTTCCCCCCGGGTCCATACGCTACACCTCCGGGGTACGGGGCGGCCTTCAGCGCCGCACCCGTCGGGGCCCTGGCCGCCGCAGGCGCCAATTACAGCCAGATGCCAGCAGGGTCCTTCATCACAG CCGCCACCAACGGCCCTCCAGTGCTggtgaagaaggagaaggaaatggtggggGCACTGGTGGCAGACGGGCTGGATCGGAAGGAGCCCCGAACCGGGGAGGTGATCTGTATAGACGACTGACCGGATCCCAGGCCTGCCCTTCACCCAGGTCCCGGCCTCGAGGTCGACCCCCAGCTCAGGCTCCGGGGCCTGCTGCCAATCCTCCACCTTCCCCTCCCCTTGGGCCACCACTGGGCTAG